In Colletotrichum destructivum chromosome 1, complete sequence, the sequence CAGCATCGAATATGATGCCCTTGTACTCGGGCGAAGGATCCACGTGCCGAGGATAATGTACGATGCTACATGGGCTCTCGACAATGGGCCGACGTCTAGGTCTGGTAAATCGTCGGAAATGTGCCAGCGCCGGGACGAACCAGGTCCACAGGGACACGCCCGCATTTCAACAAGGGTCGGGTGTGTTATCTTGGAAGTTACAAACACACAGTTGCCAGTACGCTGACTGCATGTTGATTGATTCAATCATAAAAACCAGTCCAGTCCAATTGTTATTCACCGGCTGTCCATTACGCGCTGTGATACCGGAGTCTCTCGCTTgcttttcccttccctcgaATCCcttggacgccgccgctAACACCGTAAAAAGCGCAATGTCGGGTATCATGTGGTATCGTACCCAAGGGGAAAACCAAACGCCGAAACAAGGCCCAAAGATCGGAGAAgacaaagaaaaaaagaacgaagaaaaaaaaagaagaaaaaagcaaGTCCAAAATACAATTGTCGATGGGTCGACCGTGTCATTCACAAgacgaacgacgacgacgccgaggccttCTTGCTCCGGGAGCGGCCCTGCTTCCGCAGCCGCATGGCATGCAACAGCCCGCACACGTTGCACAGGGTACAGGGGCCGGCAGGGCCGGCGCGCCACTTGGGCGTGCGCCGGGTGTTGCAAGCGTGGCAGACGAGCTGGATCGGGTCGCCCCCCGGCGTTGTGGGGTGACGACGGGCGGCcctgtggtggtggtgatgatcCGCGACACGGTAGTCGTGGCGGTAGGGGTGCCGCAGCACGCGGGCCTGTCCGAGGTCGCGCATCGTTTCCCTGGCTTCTCTGTGCGAGAgcgcgacgagctcgcccaTGTTCTCCGAGATGCCCCGCGACAGCCGCTGCacgtcgaggagcttgggGTTGCCGAGGATGGTGCTGGGGAGgacgtggccgccgtcgacggcggagaGGGTGTGGTACTGGAGCAGGCCCTGGATGTTGCAAAGGAGGCTATTCGCATCGCCGCGCATCTGGAGATGATGGCCTGTCAGTATTCCCGCAGTAGTGTGTGTCACTAGACATGCCCGTCCGCATGTACAGTAAGAGGAGTCCGAGTGACGAACCCGTTGGATGACCTCGCCCGCTTTCAATTGGTTCAGGGACAGGGGAACCAAAGTGTCGGAGGGACACTCCACATCGCTCGATTGGCATTGGCCAATGGGGACCAGGTCAGTGGTCAAAATAGGTATCTCGACGTCTATGGTGGTGGCGGTTCGGACGGGAGAATGGGTACTGGTGCAAGCCATCGGGCCGAAGCGGCGCTCTCGGAGAGAAGACGGACTGAATTCCGATGACGGATGAGAGCCAGTCACGCTGAGCAGTGAGAAtgggagtgagagtgagaacGATGGAGGACGTGTGTAAAAGTGGGGCGATTGATGAaggaggcgggcgacgacgatcaGTGCTAGGGAGTAGTGCACAGAGTACGGTGTAGAGATCGAGAATTCTGTGAGCGATCGGGCAATGAGGGGATGGGTCCACGGGCTTTTAAAGGGAATCGGTTTTGGAAGGGGGCAATGCCAGGGGCTATCTTTGGTACAGTCAGCAGAGCAAACTTGGACCGTGTACTCTACGTAGTAGTGCATGCCCAGAGTCTCCTCCAATCATGTCagatgtgtgtgtgtgtcggtTGAGTTTGAACTCTGTTGTTCCCCCTCTTCACCATCAACCAAGACATGTTAAGCTTGACCCAGGAGAATGCTGGTTTTGTCTAACATCATCTCTTATCTAATCAGCTCCTTGTGTGTCGCCCCCTGTATTGAGTGGCGAGTGGCAAAAACTACAATAATAGTCTGCCCATCCCCTTTCCTCTCACGGCTCGGCCGAATTCCGCTAGAACCTCGGGCCCGATGTGTGCTTTGAGAACCATCTACAGTACTTGAACCCTTCGACTTAGTAATGTGACAAGCACGGTGTACAGTCGCAGGATCGGAAGTGACCCTGCTGACGCTTCTAGATCTCAAGGAATATCACAGAGGCTCCTCAAAGGAACACCATGCTCAAGCTTTAGTTTGCAGAAGACATCTAGGCCTGGACATCATGGGTCGAGTGGGACCCCAGAAAGTGAAACCAGGGACAAGTCACAAAACCACCACGGACCCCCCTTAGAAGAACCTGGTTGTCTGGACACAACTGAACCAGTTCCA encodes:
- a CDS encoding Putative Zinc finger, GATA-type, Zinc finger, NHR/GATA-type, giving the protein MHYYVEYTVQVCSADCTKDSPWHCPLPKPIPFKSPWTHPLIARSLTEFSISTPYSVHYSLALIVVARLLHQSPHFYTRPPSFSLSLPFSLLSVTGSHPSSEFSPSSLRERRFGPMACTSTHSPVRTATTIDVEIPILTTDLVPIGQCQSSDVECPSDTLVPLSLNQLKAGEVIQRVRHSDSSYCTCGRACLVTHTTAGILTGHHLQMRGDANSLLCNIQGLLQYHTLSAVDGGHVLPSTILGNPKLLDVQRLSRGISENMGELVALSHREARETMRDLGQARVLRHPYRHDYRVADHHHHHRAARRHPTTPGGDPIQLVCHACNTRRTPKWRAGPAGPCTLCNVCGLLHAMRLRKQGRSRSKKASASSSFVL